One part of the Arachidicoccus terrestris genome encodes these proteins:
- a CDS encoding Tc toxin subunit A-related protein translates to MNNANFCELNPKLELQTADLFDADALAQYNWPEDADRKLLLQSLRIRQRLLKIYPDEQVAEKLESLGFHSAHHIAAIGEKDFTQKVLPDLAALDTIQNPKSLCAKIYSNAERIRRGSFELALAAPKNTAMAVIDPSGEGTNPDFQKGIPDYQRLFGPMLTCDCPECQSIFGPAAYFTDLMRVVTQYVTPPLEKLFTLAYRRPDLWTIPLDCRTADTEVSYLDIVNIILQQNLQVNYTEGSDPQETLASRVYPFTAPYNQPLQQIRAAMEALGIPLAALYKLLETAPLQAAAEALQLSPEQLSLVTGSCTVSLADLYGFHDSSIAEADICASLSRQQLFMRQTGLRPEQLESLVYQQLHRGTGSYVLQDYGGQNKHTKEFSDATLGGSITIECWVYPRGVNAPMSILGKGKGEEFYLNRNNNKLYCSYKVEETQTKVIYSTSDLILNSWTHIAWTRDVDTGESSIYINGVLDATLSMPAQPALVTDSAICIGYISGSSYSGAITELRLWSYARSGQQIKELMYDRLNQDAEKGLYAYWPLNEPEGKTAYDLGPHHYDASGSYATFTFDDSAPLGGRPETLPTIVHNFFLNGLLSESQYIMLSGPDLTTKSGRQLCLSDGSALSAAALSQLAVYIRLQAQTGWTYEELDWVLKSVVGVLDIPTQLTVNDTLIESLGQISALHKRYEIPLDELSSFWYDMKTYGRGNGELPEDLWDQVFNTPPLMAGSENPEQPDYYRPLYAANLLFCSPVLTWTYKDSTDSADQRLSNQLAAALNISAEDLYATIQSVITEGATALVLTVPQLSQLYRIARFAKMLRMRVPDFIQLSSIMDIQLTNTKLIWTIAEVISLCEKAEWMRKARLTTMQLAYLSSSAAPDKALRLADTQTVDKALADMRQSAAQVLITPASFISDHIEPPAAQAIYDQLLAAQVIDSNGVVLMNETVLTPEFLYPLINANPETISRIFPPEQHAASFDAFSNRSLSLDTFTNPTAKDTNARESSTPGQSVLIWVKLQRICQLLSDGFAAQNLLVVKSLAAVAGISPDTMSGVSFLTSREVDNSVIFAHPPYVPYPYYANLLLNTDSQPAEDRSTYLSVLQRNTAMTSWLKLTGPEAAGIVNYSQLIGDQSVTYGTEFLSIGQLMTLTDYKSLQRLCNDTTGLLDYFRQAAVSGTTTPTADQLSLLSQLTGWNLAELNLIVSQPYFSQINFNTVAGLRKLSEVMAAEEKSAAGITTLNLLRSLSSLSLFTSGESEQYWQIYTDAKSAAIAMLNGKSGCAAVETLNTALAGQLREVLCAWLIWELQTGISGVNSQQSLYEYLLIDVNMSPEVKTSWMVTAMNSLQLYVNRIINNLEPGTVNQIPEIWWKWMSTYRVWQANREVYLYPENYVDPTLRKFQSTQFEQFINDISKGQITDDNVKKALATYLASISEVSSLELVDAYLDPIVTDLPGTANSTRKNTLFLVARSRTQPAAFFTRTILVTTSEETVDNGTVPGDATQMQFSPWQEIGLSINSAYATTIAALGRQFIFWVEQTNIVNTDADQSKYTTVYATIYYSYRDFNNNWIEPAVLKKDILVQVLGPGITIEYYEGCLTGAKMTDSIGQALDFYKMAEWNKVKLQAIAVTADTPQSVMVILGPYVACDPAFPTPIAKPIYSGMNEEEKRFQTTLYAAAQFTSSNIGKYSTVLPPVFLDASLNVRDYFIAVDTTGASFLSSTLAAEPEGCGLLFEITSSLVESPRLPLPSSWWPCVNNEQLIQDGNIVTDIISGQNALLGGDLVFQTGLYPPFENASILNFTKAQIGFDWTPNLSKAAYSFSFWLYFLPEIGSQAPALTPFTAPVNMVPIMRSTLVNTTPKCQILALMYSFDEARLNMIYVMDAGATMHSVSTTVQKEAWSFITISVNIESVEIYANGIGNTTVDDIIGATVTTPSMSTSALSLGYFLGYAFGFRLHDTALTAPQAELLYQTALGNSVLSGLPRSNTSIWPVSNSAGAFVFNTGAQSYLILPDALSNTITDCLVVTKSSSTTLQLSYNQSPLTTSDFPAMRFVRINTDSVQAMMTILAKAGINELYKPSIQYLPEESLAAFHPTELVILPDSNLMNFNGAFGIYFWEVFFYAPYLIAEKLRTGQKFDAAEKWFQYIFDPTNQATPVGYWPVNRKRNDHFPDLTGREAATANNLTTFSKQTPPFSNQPRDVWSFDPSAASYLSVPYSKVLNPPEFTISAWICLDSVPSSTSFYSIACSQKGFTGYHLAIWGAGSDNWYLALYIGNSGSSWVNVASPHYTGTGTWLYVAATYNGKHPNVFMNGQLVTTAPAVCEHYTCNTQKAFSIGSGDAGEVPTKYFDGSIAEVTLFDHPLSSGEIMQIYQDYPQLSLNSNFWNFRPFRRINAESLYHILSGDAWEQSFLQPAQYYTAALQMAVYEYDPFDPDTLARLRVNSWQKATFMRYIDNLISWGDALFTEDTWETLSDATMRYVLANTLLGRTPVKEVTEAPKQPVNYNSIELEYGAANVPPFLIEMENQLSGLGSDATLPQQVQSILDAYFCIPTNKQLLKYWALVADRLYKLRHGLTITGAPNVIPLYAAPIDPNALAIAAARGSLSTAATSNTVPAVPWFRFSYMLAQARSVTAEVVRLGGELLAAFEKKDAEHLSQMQAGYQPVLHALTGQIKSSQINQLQYIAEGLRTSYENAVYVHNTYRDWMYDPIGPLEGLSLLLADSAFVTQKIARGARALAVGAYLLPNIFGLADGGINAGESVNTSSNLIKESADGLGATSRALAQMGHYVRRELEWNLQRGIAGNQMKEIQAQIQANNFALEAAHTEAKLSETELKQSQEAYHFLKTKFTNEELYEWMAGQLSSLYFQMFQLAWSLAQSAQTALQYELNLNQSYLNPAAWNAGYQGLLSGDALLLSLQQMENAYIGGNNRKLGIRKTWSMRQNNPQALLRLIATGDCRFDLSELSYDLDFPGHYNRKIKSLSITIPAVVGPYQNIHATLIQTGNKVAVKPNIATVEYLLGLTDTAPADGSLRVNWNPNQEIIISTGINDSGVFQINFNDEQYLPFEGTGAVSSWSLRIPQASNQFPLRSISDIIISIDYTAEDAGSSFAAQVTDLAPLKDYQGWQYLSLRQLYSSAWFDFCQNPVDEVYSLAFELISQMYPANLDSSSIRLGNEAGEIGLVPVLQDGYEGGLPSFFMNNSATAWVEKTGMLPVSDSDEAQEVPGKGNPWILKAQNVPDDLLKEGKIDPTKLLDILLIIPFSGTLNW, encoded by the coding sequence ATGAACAATGCTAATTTTTGTGAGCTTAATCCCAAGCTCGAACTTCAAACGGCCGATCTGTTCGACGCAGACGCACTCGCACAGTACAATTGGCCGGAGGATGCCGATCGGAAACTATTATTGCAAAGCTTACGGATCCGACAGCGCCTGCTGAAAATATATCCGGATGAACAGGTCGCGGAAAAGCTGGAATCGCTCGGATTTCACAGCGCGCATCATATTGCGGCGATCGGCGAAAAGGATTTTACGCAAAAAGTCCTGCCGGATCTGGCCGCGCTGGACACGATCCAGAATCCAAAATCCTTGTGTGCAAAGATTTATAGCAACGCTGAGCGCATCCGCCGGGGCAGTTTTGAGCTGGCACTGGCAGCACCTAAAAACACGGCAATGGCGGTAATCGACCCGTCGGGAGAAGGCACGAATCCCGATTTCCAAAAAGGCATTCCCGACTACCAGCGCCTCTTTGGCCCGATGCTTACCTGTGACTGCCCCGAATGCCAGAGTATCTTTGGTCCGGCCGCCTACTTTACGGATCTGATGCGGGTAGTGACCCAATACGTAACACCACCGCTGGAAAAACTTTTTACCTTAGCCTACCGCCGTCCGGATTTATGGACGATCCCGCTGGATTGCCGCACCGCCGACACGGAAGTCAGTTATCTGGATATTGTAAACATTATCCTGCAGCAAAACCTGCAAGTCAATTACACAGAAGGATCCGATCCCCAGGAGACACTGGCTTCCAGGGTCTATCCATTTACCGCCCCCTACAACCAGCCATTACAGCAGATCCGTGCAGCCATGGAAGCACTGGGGATCCCGCTGGCCGCTCTCTACAAACTACTCGAGACGGCGCCTCTCCAGGCCGCGGCCGAAGCGCTGCAGCTGTCACCGGAGCAGTTGTCACTGGTTACCGGCTCTTGCACCGTTTCTCTGGCAGATCTGTATGGATTCCATGACAGCAGTATTGCCGAGGCGGATATCTGCGCTTCGCTTTCCCGTCAGCAACTATTCATGCGCCAGACCGGCCTTCGGCCGGAGCAGCTGGAATCGCTCGTTTATCAGCAACTTCATCGAGGCACGGGCAGTTATGTCCTGCAGGATTATGGCGGCCAGAATAAACACACGAAAGAATTTTCAGATGCGACACTAGGCGGATCGATCACCATTGAATGCTGGGTCTACCCCCGCGGCGTAAACGCACCCATGTCGATTTTAGGCAAAGGAAAGGGTGAAGAGTTTTACCTGAATCGGAACAATAATAAATTGTATTGTTCCTATAAGGTAGAGGAAACCCAGACCAAAGTCATTTATTCCACCTCAGATCTTATTTTGAATTCATGGACACATATCGCCTGGACCCGGGATGTGGATACCGGGGAGAGTTCGATCTATATAAACGGCGTCCTAGACGCCACCCTTTCAATGCCGGCGCAACCCGCCCTGGTAACGGATTCCGCTATTTGCATCGGTTATATTTCAGGGAGTTCCTATAGTGGTGCGATAACTGAACTCCGCCTCTGGTCCTATGCCCGCAGCGGCCAACAAATCAAAGAGTTGATGTATGACCGCCTGAACCAGGATGCAGAAAAGGGACTATATGCTTACTGGCCCCTGAATGAACCCGAAGGGAAAACCGCATATGACCTTGGCCCGCACCACTATGACGCCTCCGGCTCCTACGCAACTTTTACCTTTGATGACTCAGCGCCGCTCGGCGGCCGTCCGGAGACCCTCCCGACTATCGTGCATAATTTCTTTCTGAACGGTCTGCTTTCTGAAAGTCAATATATAATGCTTTCGGGCCCGGACCTTACAACAAAAAGCGGCCGGCAGCTATGTCTCAGTGACGGGTCGGCGCTTTCAGCGGCCGCATTGTCGCAGCTGGCCGTATACATCCGGCTGCAGGCACAAACCGGCTGGACATACGAAGAACTCGACTGGGTGCTGAAATCCGTGGTAGGCGTTCTGGATATACCCACACAGCTGACTGTAAACGATACTCTGATCGAATCCTTAGGGCAGATATCTGCGCTGCATAAACGATACGAGATCCCGCTTGACGAATTGAGTAGCTTCTGGTATGACATGAAAACATACGGCCGGGGAAACGGCGAGCTGCCGGAAGATCTCTGGGACCAAGTTTTTAATACACCGCCGCTGATGGCCGGTAGCGAGAACCCTGAGCAGCCAGATTATTACCGGCCCCTATATGCCGCCAACCTGCTTTTTTGTTCACCGGTCTTGACCTGGACTTATAAGGATTCAACGGATTCAGCAGATCAGCGCCTGTCCAACCAGCTGGCAGCGGCACTCAATATTTCCGCTGAGGACTTATACGCCACTATCCAGTCTGTCATAACAGAAGGCGCTACAGCACTTGTCCTCACCGTTCCACAACTTTCGCAACTATACCGCATTGCGCGTTTTGCGAAAATGCTGCGCATGCGCGTGCCGGACTTTATTCAGCTAAGTTCAATAATGGATATCCAGCTCACGAATACCAAATTAATCTGGACCATAGCAGAAGTCATCAGTTTATGCGAAAAAGCAGAATGGATGAGAAAGGCCAGGCTCACAACCATGCAGCTTGCCTATTTAAGTTCTTCCGCAGCACCGGATAAAGCGCTGCGTTTAGCCGACACCCAGACGGTGGACAAAGCGCTTGCAGACATGAGGCAATCCGCCGCCCAGGTATTGATTACCCCGGCAAGCTTTATCAGTGATCACATCGAGCCCCCTGCGGCGCAGGCTATTTACGATCAGCTGCTGGCTGCACAAGTCATCGACAGCAACGGCGTAGTACTCATGAATGAAACCGTTCTGACGCCTGAGTTCCTTTATCCGTTAATAAACGCCAACCCCGAAACGATCAGCCGTATTTTTCCGCCTGAGCAGCATGCGGCCAGTTTCGATGCCTTTTCCAACAGGTCTTTGAGTCTGGATACTTTTACCAATCCAACGGCTAAGGACACGAATGCCCGCGAGTCATCAACCCCAGGTCAATCTGTCCTCATATGGGTTAAATTACAGCGAATCTGTCAATTACTCAGTGACGGCTTTGCCGCACAAAATCTCCTGGTCGTGAAGTCCCTTGCAGCAGTTGCCGGCATAAGCCCGGATACTATGTCTGGCGTCAGCTTTTTAACGTCCAGAGAAGTAGACAATTCGGTTATTTTTGCCCACCCACCCTACGTCCCATACCCGTACTACGCAAATCTGCTCTTAAATACCGACAGCCAGCCGGCAGAAGATCGAAGCACCTATCTGTCGGTGTTACAGCGAAATACAGCCATGACAAGCTGGCTAAAGCTCACCGGGCCGGAAGCGGCCGGTATCGTCAACTACTCACAGCTTATCGGTGACCAGTCCGTTACTTACGGCACTGAGTTTCTGAGTATCGGGCAATTAATGACACTGACTGACTACAAGTCTTTACAGCGCCTGTGCAACGATACAACCGGCCTGCTGGATTATTTCCGGCAGGCGGCCGTTTCCGGCACAACTACGCCCACCGCGGACCAGCTTAGTTTGCTTTCGCAGCTGACCGGATGGAACCTCGCTGAGCTGAATCTCATCGTCAGCCAACCCTATTTCAGCCAAATCAATTTCAATACCGTGGCCGGCCTTCGTAAACTATCTGAGGTCATGGCTGCTGAAGAAAAATCCGCGGCGGGCATTACCACGCTGAACCTGCTGCGTAGTCTTTCCTCACTCAGTTTATTTACATCCGGAGAAAGTGAACAATACTGGCAGATCTATACCGATGCAAAGAGTGCTGCCATAGCAATGCTCAATGGAAAATCCGGCTGCGCGGCCGTCGAAACCCTGAATACTGCCCTGGCAGGCCAGCTGCGCGAAGTACTTTGCGCATGGTTGATCTGGGAACTGCAAACGGGCATCAGCGGTGTCAATAGCCAGCAGTCGCTATACGAATACCTGCTTATCGACGTCAATATGTCACCAGAGGTAAAAACATCCTGGATGGTGACGGCCATGAACAGCCTGCAACTATACGTGAACCGCATCATCAACAACTTAGAGCCTGGAACGGTCAATCAAATACCGGAGATCTGGTGGAAATGGATGAGCACCTACCGGGTCTGGCAGGCCAACCGGGAAGTCTATCTGTATCCCGAGAATTATGTCGACCCCACCCTGCGCAAATTCCAGAGTACTCAGTTCGAACAATTTATTAACGATATATCCAAGGGGCAGATTACCGATGATAATGTAAAAAAGGCGCTTGCGACGTATCTGGCATCGATATCCGAGGTCTCCAGCCTCGAGCTTGTCGACGCTTATCTTGATCCGATTGTTACCGACTTACCGGGTACAGCGAACAGCACCAGAAAAAATACACTTTTTCTGGTGGCCCGGTCGCGAACGCAGCCGGCGGCTTTCTTTACACGCACCATACTGGTCACAACAAGTGAAGAAACTGTAGATAATGGCACAGTACCGGGTGACGCCACCCAGATGCAGTTCAGCCCCTGGCAAGAGATCGGACTGAGCATCAATTCCGCCTATGCAACCACTATCGCTGCGCTCGGTCGCCAGTTTATCTTCTGGGTCGAACAGACAAATATTGTCAATACCGACGCCGATCAGTCTAAGTACACGACCGTGTACGCTACTATATACTATTCCTACCGCGATTTCAATAACAACTGGATCGAACCTGCCGTACTCAAAAAAGACATACTGGTACAAGTGCTGGGTCCCGGCATAACTATTGAATATTATGAAGGTTGCCTGACGGGCGCAAAGATGACAGACTCCATTGGACAAGCATTGGATTTTTATAAAATGGCCGAGTGGAATAAAGTAAAACTACAGGCGATTGCGGTAACAGCTGACACCCCCCAATCCGTTATGGTTATACTAGGGCCCTATGTCGCCTGTGACCCGGCGTTCCCCACACCGATAGCAAAGCCAATATATAGCGGCATGAACGAAGAAGAAAAGCGCTTTCAGACAACATTATATGCGGCGGCGCAATTTACTTCCTCGAATATAGGCAAATATTCCACGGTTCTGCCGCCTGTTTTCCTCGACGCCTCGCTGAACGTCCGTGATTATTTTATTGCGGTGGACACCACCGGTGCCTCTTTTCTTTCCAGTACATTAGCCGCAGAGCCAGAGGGCTGTGGGCTCCTTTTTGAAATAACCTCATCTCTGGTTGAATCTCCGAGACTGCCGCTACCTAGCTCCTGGTGGCCCTGTGTCAATAACGAGCAGCTGATCCAGGATGGTAATATTGTAACGGATATAATTTCAGGTCAAAATGCACTGTTAGGAGGAGACCTTGTCTTTCAGACAGGATTATATCCTCCTTTTGAAAACGCATCCATTCTCAACTTTACGAAGGCGCAAATCGGATTTGACTGGACGCCAAACTTGTCGAAAGCGGCATATAGCTTTAGCTTCTGGCTGTACTTCTTACCTGAGATCGGCAGCCAGGCTCCTGCATTGACGCCATTTACCGCTCCCGTGAATATGGTTCCGATTATGAGAAGTACCCTTGTTAATACCACGCCGAAATGTCAGATCCTCGCATTGATGTATTCTTTTGACGAGGCACGTCTGAATATGATTTATGTCATGGACGCCGGAGCCACAATGCACAGCGTATCCACAACCGTTCAAAAAGAGGCCTGGTCCTTTATCACGATTTCAGTGAATATAGAAAGTGTTGAAATTTATGCGAATGGAATAGGCAATACCACCGTCGATGATATAATAGGCGCTACCGTCACGACACCTTCCATGAGTACGAGCGCTTTGTCTCTTGGCTATTTTCTCGGTTATGCGTTCGGATTTCGGTTGCACGACACAGCGCTTACAGCGCCCCAGGCTGAACTTTTATATCAAACAGCGTTGGGAAATAGCGTCCTGTCAGGGTTACCGCGTTCGAACACCAGCATCTGGCCAGTCAGCAATTCGGCCGGTGCCTTCGTGTTCAATACCGGCGCGCAATCTTATTTAATCCTGCCAGATGCACTCAGTAACACCATCACCGATTGCCTGGTCGTCACAAAGTCAAGCTCGACGACGCTGCAGCTTTCCTACAATCAGTCGCCGCTGACAACAAGCGATTTCCCGGCCATGCGTTTTGTGCGTATCAACACGGATTCAGTCCAGGCCATGATGACCATTCTCGCAAAGGCAGGCATAAACGAACTATACAAACCGTCCATACAATACCTGCCTGAAGAAAGCCTGGCCGCCTTTCATCCGACGGAGCTGGTGATACTGCCAGACTCAAACCTGATGAACTTTAATGGCGCGTTTGGTATTTATTTCTGGGAAGTATTCTTCTATGCGCCTTATCTCATTGCCGAAAAACTGCGTACCGGCCAGAAATTCGATGCAGCGGAAAAATGGTTTCAGTATATTTTTGATCCCACCAACCAGGCAACGCCGGTGGGCTACTGGCCCGTGAACCGGAAACGCAACGATCATTTTCCTGACCTGACGGGCCGGGAAGCCGCCACTGCGAATAATCTCACTACATTCTCCAAACAGACACCTCCATTCTCGAACCAGCCGCGCGATGTCTGGAGCTTTGATCCATCAGCAGCCTCTTACCTATCTGTTCCGTATTCGAAAGTGCTCAATCCGCCGGAATTCACTATATCCGCCTGGATCTGCCTAGACAGCGTTCCGTCCAGCACGTCATTTTATTCCATCGCCTGTTCCCAGAAAGGCTTTACGGGCTATCACTTGGCTATCTGGGGGGCCGGAAGCGACAACTGGTATCTCGCGCTATATATCGGCAATTCGGGTTCAAGCTGGGTGAACGTAGCCTCCCCCCATTACACTGGTACAGGTACCTGGCTCTATGTGGCGGCCACCTACAATGGTAAGCATCCGAACGTATTTATGAATGGCCAGCTGGTGACGACAGCGCCTGCGGTATGTGAGCATTATACATGCAATACCCAGAAAGCATTCTCTATCGGCAGCGGCGATGCCGGCGAAGTACCCACCAAATATTTTGACGGATCTATCGCAGAGGTCACGTTATTTGATCACCCGCTGTCTAGTGGCGAGATCATGCAGATCTATCAGGATTATCCACAGCTATCACTCAATAGCAATTTCTGGAACTTCCGGCCCTTCCGCCGCATCAATGCCGAATCACTGTATCATATTCTGAGTGGAGATGCATGGGAACAATCGTTTTTACAGCCTGCACAGTACTACACAGCTGCATTACAGATGGCGGTGTATGAATATGATCCCTTCGATCCGGATACCCTAGCCCGCCTGCGAGTGAATTCCTGGCAGAAGGCTACTTTCATGCGCTATATCGACAACCTCATCAGTTGGGGTGATGCTCTTTTTACGGAGGATACCTGGGAAACGCTCTCAGACGCAACGATGCGTTATGTACTTGCTAATACACTGCTGGGCCGCACCCCGGTCAAAGAGGTGACTGAGGCGCCTAAGCAACCGGTAAATTACAACAGCATTGAACTCGAATATGGCGCCGCCAATGTGCCGCCTTTTCTCATCGAAATGGAGAACCAGCTGTCCGGACTGGGATCAGATGCCACCCTACCGCAGCAGGTGCAGAGTATACTGGACGCCTATTTCTGTATTCCCACAAATAAGCAACTGCTGAAATACTGGGCACTGGTGGCTGACCGTTTATACAAACTCCGCCATGGCCTGACCATCACCGGTGCTCCGAATGTGATTCCACTATATGCGGCACCGATCGATCCGAATGCACTGGCCATAGCGGCTGCAAGAGGCAGCCTGTCCACCGCTGCCACCTCCAATACCGTTCCTGCCGTCCCTTGGTTCCGGTTCAGTTATATGCTCGCCCAGGCCAGATCAGTTACGGCAGAAGTCGTGCGACTGGGTGGTGAACTACTGGCAGCTTTCGAGAAAAAAGATGCAGAGCACCTATCACAAATGCAGGCGGGTTACCAACCGGTGTTGCATGCGCTTACCGGACAGATAAAATCCAGTCAGATCAACCAGCTTCAATACATTGCAGAAGGATTAAGAACCAGTTACGAAAATGCCGTATATGTCCATAACACCTATCGGGATTGGATGTACGATCCAATCGGTCCGCTTGAAGGCCTATCCTTATTACTGGCTGATAGCGCATTCGTGACGCAAAAAATTGCCAGGGGCGCACGGGCCCTGGCCGTGGGCGCCTATCTGCTTCCCAATATTTTCGGGCTGGCTGACGGTGGCATAAATGCCGGAGAATCTGTCAATACATCCAGTAACCTTATTAAGGAAAGTGCCGACGGTTTAGGTGCCACATCACGAGCCCTGGCGCAAATGGGCCATTATGTCCGCCGCGAACTGGAATGGAATCTGCAAAGGGGAATCGCGGGCAACCAGATGAAAGAAATCCAGGCGCAGATCCAGGCCAATAACTTTGCCTTGGAAGCCGCCCATACCGAGGCCAAACTGAGTGAAACGGAATTGAAGCAATCCCAGGAAGCCTATCATTTTCTCAAGACCAAGTTCACCAATGAAGAGCTTTACGAGTGGATGGCCGGGCAACTATCCAGTTTGTATTTTCAGATGTTCCAGCTGGCATGGTCGCTCGCGCAAAGTGCACAAACCGCCTTGCAATATGAACTTAATCTGAACCAGTCCTACCTCAACCCCGCTGCCTGGAATGCAGGTTACCAGGGACTCCTGTCGGGGGATGCGCTCTTGCTGAGTCTGCAGCAAATGGAAAATGCCTATATCGGCGGCAACAACCGAAAACTTGGCATACGCAAGACCTGGTCAATGCGCCAGAACAACCCTCAGGCCTTGCTCAGGCTTATTGCTACCGGCGACTGCCGTTTTGATCTGAGTGAACTGAGTTATGATCTGGATTTTCCCGGCCATTATAACCGGAAAATAAAATCACTATCCATCACGATTCCGGCAGTTGTAGGCCCCTATCAGAATATCCACGCAACACTTATCCAAACGGGCAATAAAGTTGCGGTAAAACCAAACATCGCAACAGTAGAATATTTACTGGGATTAACTGATACGGCACCTGCTGATGGTTCACTGCGGGTCAACTGGAATCCGAACCAGGAAATCATTATTTCTACAGGGATAAACGACAGTGGTGTCTTCCAGATCAATTTTAACGACGAACAATACCTGCCGTTTGAAGGAACAGGAGCCGTGTCCTCCTGGAGCCTGCGTATTCCGCAGGCAAGCAATCAGTTTCCGCTCCGCTCCATCAGTGACATTATCATTTCCATAGATTACACTGCCGAAGACGCAGGAAGCAGCTTCGCTGCTCAGGTGACTGACCTTGCACCGCTCAAGGATTACCAGGGATGGCAATATCTTAGTCTGCGACAGTTATACAGCAGTGCGTGGTTTGACTTTTGTCAAAACCCAGTTGATGAAGTCTATTCTCTCGCATTTGAACTGATCTCTCAGATGTATCCGGCCAACCTGGACAGTAGCTCCATCAGACTCGGCAACGAAGCAGGGGAAATCGGCCTGGTACCAGTCTTACAAGATGGCTATGAAGGAGGACTCCCCTCCTTTTTTATGAATAATTCCGCCACCGCCTGGGTAGAGAAAACAGGAATGCTACCTGTCTCAGACAGTGATGAAGCACAAGAGGTTCCCGGTAAAGGAAATCCATGGATCCTTAAAGCGCAGAACGTTCCAGACGACCTGCTCAAAGAAGGAAAAATCGATCCAACCAAATTGCTCGATATCCTTTTGATCATTCCGTTCAGTGGGACGCTGAACTGGTAA
- a CDS encoding tyrosine-type recombinase/integrase: MKTNNLAKYITGFLGVYLPHERNVSSNTISAYRDSFISFFSYLRDEKKIKVEKASLPDINRDSVIDYLRWLVEKRGNSVATRNNRLSAIHSFVSYLQYDCIEYSNEWQKVMAIKNLKKEHPVPAHFTKEGIKLLLEQPDSTSYKELRHLAVLALMYDTGCRVQELADLTVESLGIQYKPYSIKIYGKGRKVRIVPLSDHIVEILKKYIDRYHIEYETEKKRPVFCNSAGNKLTRAGIAYILRKYADMARACNPSLIPDITSCHQLRHSRAIHLLQSGVNLVWIRDLLGHTSIQTTEVYARTDSKQKREAIEKASECLTPPQETGEWVDNKNLITWLKEFGKK, from the coding sequence ATGAAAACGAATAATTTAGCAAAATATATAACTGGATTTCTTGGAGTTTATCTCCCCCATGAACGAAACGTTAGCTCAAATACTATCTCTGCATACCGAGATTCATTTATTTCCTTCTTTTCCTATCTGAGAGACGAAAAGAAAATAAAGGTTGAAAAGGCAAGCTTGCCAGACATCAACAGAGATAGTGTGATTGATTACCTGCGGTGGTTAGTAGAAAAGCGCGGAAATAGCGTTGCCACACGCAATAATAGGCTATCCGCAATTCATTCATTTGTATCATACCTTCAGTATGATTGCATAGAATACTCAAATGAGTGGCAAAAAGTCATGGCAATTAAAAACCTGAAAAAGGAGCATCCGGTTCCGGCACACTTTACCAAAGAAGGTATAAAACTATTACTGGAGCAACCAGATAGTACGTCCTATAAGGAGCTGAGGCACCTTGCAGTACTCGCGTTGATGTATGATACTGGTTGCAGGGTTCAGGAATTGGCCGACCTGACCGTAGAGTCATTAGGAATACAATATAAGCCCTACTCGATCAAGATATATGGGAAAGGAAGGAAAGTTCGAATTGTACCACTTTCTGACCATATCGTTGAAATACTTAAAAAATACATAGACAGGTATCATATTGAGTATGAGACAGAGAAGAAAAGGCCAGTTTTTTGCAATAGCGCAGGAAACAAACTCACCAGAGCTGGAATAGCTTATATCTTAAGAAAATACGCAGATATGGCCCGGGCGTGTAATCCTAGCCTTATTCCTGATATTACCAGTTGCCATCAACTGCGCCATAGCCGCGCAATTCATTTGTTACAGTCCGGAGTGAACCTGGTTTGGATAAGAGACCTGCTGGGGCATACGTCGATTCAGACTACCGAAGTTTATGCAAGAACTGACTCAAAGCAGAAAAGAGAGGCTATAGAAAAGGCATCCGAATGCCTTACGCCTCCTCAGGAAACCGGGGAATGGGTCGATAATAAAAATCTGATTACGTGGTTAAAAGAATTCGGGAAGAAATAG